A part of Bacteroidales bacterium genomic DNA contains:
- a CDS encoding alpha/beta hydrolase has protein sequence MKIDKVTFRNSEGDQLTARVELPDDEQQRAYALFAHCFTCNKNLSAVRNISRSLTSSGFGVMRFDFTGLGESEGDFADTNFSSNIQDIQEAVRFLEKEYQAPSLLIGHSLGGAAVLYAASDIPSVRAVATIGAPADPNHVTQLISSGLGEIHEKGYAEVSIGGRPFTIKKQFLDDLQAVNMPTVLTKMGKALLIAHSPQDQIVGISNAADIFKAARHPKSFISLDGADHLLSDSRDSAYIGKVIAHWAERYISLG, from the coding sequence ATGAAGATCGACAAGGTTACATTCCGCAATTCTGAAGGCGACCAATTGACCGCCCGTGTGGAATTGCCGGATGATGAACAACAGCGCGCCTATGCACTTTTTGCTCACTGTTTTACCTGCAATAAAAACCTTTCTGCGGTTCGCAACATAAGCCGGTCCCTCACCTCCTCAGGTTTTGGGGTGATGCGGTTTGACTTTACCGGTTTGGGAGAGAGTGAAGGAGATTTTGCCGACACCAATTTCTCGAGCAACATACAGGACATCCAGGAAGCCGTACGTTTCCTGGAGAAGGAATATCAGGCACCTTCGCTTCTGATCGGGCATTCCCTGGGAGGAGCCGCAGTCTTATATGCCGCCTCGGATATTCCTTCTGTCCGGGCGGTAGCTACCATAGGAGCTCCTGCCGATCCCAACCATGTCACCCAACTCATCTCTTCCGGCCTGGGGGAGATACATGAAAAGGGTTACGCGGAGGTATCCATAGGGGGCAGGCCCTTTACCATCAAAAAGCAGTTCCTGGATGACCTGCAAGCCGTGAACATGCCTACTGTACTTACAAAGATGGGTAAGGCACTGCTCATAGCCCATTCACCCCAGGACCAGATTGTGGGAATCAGCAATGCCGCCGATATCTTTAAGGCAGCCCGGCATCCCAAGAGTTTCATATCGCTTGATGGTGCCGATCATTTGTTGTCGGATTCCCGCGACTCGGCCTACATTGGTAAAGTCATCGCCCATTGGGCAGAGCGGTATATATCGTTGGGATGA
- a CDS encoding DMT family transporter, whose product MIKRTVILIIGFVLLWNSGFIGAEYGLPYTGPFTLLFWRYLALTIFMFLYLVIRGRFRWVGWPAASVNMLVGVLAHGGWLTCVLLALDYDVPAGIVALVVALQPMATGAFSGMAVGEKTPLYRWLGLIIGFGGVAIAVLYRIDFTYPGSVFGYLIPLGSVVAITIASLLQRSMETGKGNHKLPVDLNLFYQAMATTIALFLPAIFIENLAAQWTGPFIYTMIWLIFAVSLGAYALMWLLIERMDATRVASLFYLGPPVTMLMAWIAFGDKLLMTDVVGLLVVLLGVVMTRHKLDHVIKQIAFGVLKQRWDR is encoded by the coding sequence ATGATTAAGCGAACCGTGATCCTGATCATTGGATTTGTGCTGCTCTGGAATTCCGGGTTCATAGGGGCAGAATACGGGTTGCCCTATACAGGTCCTTTTACTCTGCTGTTTTGGCGGTATTTGGCACTAACCATTTTTATGTTCCTGTACCTGGTGATAAGAGGCCGTTTTCGTTGGGTGGGCTGGCCTGCAGCTTCTGTTAACATGTTGGTAGGTGTTCTTGCCCACGGCGGTTGGCTTACTTGCGTTTTACTGGCCCTGGATTATGATGTCCCGGCAGGAATTGTTGCCCTGGTGGTAGCCTTGCAGCCCATGGCAACAGGTGCTTTCTCCGGGATGGCCGTAGGTGAAAAAACACCTCTTTACAGGTGGCTGGGCCTGATCATTGGATTTGGAGGTGTTGCCATTGCTGTCCTTTACAGGATCGATTTCACTTATCCCGGTTCTGTTTTTGGGTATCTCATCCCTTTAGGCTCGGTGGTCGCCATCACCATTGCCAGCCTGTTGCAAAGAAGCATGGAGACAGGTAAAGGAAACCACAAGCTGCCCGTGGACCTGAACCTTTTTTACCAGGCTATGGCTACTACCATAGCTCTGTTCTTGCCCGCCATTTTTATTGAGAACCTGGCTGCTCAATGGACGGGTCCTTTTATCTATACGATGATATGGCTTATATTTGCGGTATCCCTGGGTGCTTATGCATTGATGTGGCTGCTGATAGAGCGTATGGATGCCACCCGGGTGGCCAGCTTGTTTTATCTGGGGCCTCCCGTTACCATGCTGATGGCCTGGATTGCTTTTGGCGACAAGCTCCTGATGACCGATGTGGTTGGATTGTTGGTTGTTTTGCTTGGAGTGGTGATGACCCGCCACAAGTTGGACCATGTCATCAAACAAATAGCTTTTGGGGTTCTTAAGCAAAGATGGGACCGGTAG